A part of Bacillus thuringiensis genomic DNA contains:
- the gudB gene encoding NAD-specific glutamate dehydrogenase: MVAEKGTQTKTQQQREQHFELLNSTQIVISEALEKLGYPNEVYELLKEPIRMMTVKIPVRMDDGTVKIFTGYRAQHNDAVGPTKGGIRFHPNVTENEVKALSIWMSLKCGIVDLPYGGGKGGIICDPREMSFRELERLSRGYVRAISQIVGPTKDIPAPDVFTNSQIMAWMMDEYSRIDEFNSPGFITGKPLVLGGSHGRETATAKGVTICIREAAKKRDIDIKGARVVVQGFGNAGSFLAKFMHDAGAKVIAISDAYGALHDPNGLDIDYLLDRRDSFGTVTKLFNNTISNKELLELDCDILVPAAIENQITEENANNIKAKIVVEAANGPTTLEATKILTDRGILLVPDVLASAGGVTVSYFEWVQNNQGYYWTEEEVEQRLEKVMVRSFDSIYETAQVRKVNMRLAAYMVGVRKMAEASRFRGWV, from the coding sequence ATGGTAGCCGAAAAGGGAACTCAAACAAAAACACAACAACAAAGGGAACAACATTTTGAACTATTGAATTCGACACAAATTGTTATTAGTGAAGCATTAGAAAAATTGGGTTATCCAAACGAAGTATATGAATTATTAAAAGAACCAATTCGTATGATGACAGTGAAAATACCAGTTCGTATGGATGACGGGACTGTTAAAATATTTACAGGATATCGTGCACAACATAATGATGCTGTTGGTCCAACGAAAGGTGGAATTCGCTTCCATCCGAATGTAACAGAAAATGAAGTGAAAGCACTTTCAATCTGGATGAGTTTAAAATGTGGTATTGTTGATTTACCATACGGTGGAGGTAAAGGTGGAATTATCTGTGACCCACGTGAAATGTCATTCCGTGAGTTAGAAAGATTAAGCCGCGGTTATGTACGAGCAATTAGCCAAATCGTAGGACCGACGAAAGATATTCCAGCTCCAGATGTATTCACAAACTCTCAAATCATGGCATGGATGATGGATGAATATAGCCGTATTGATGAATTTAATTCACCAGGATTTATTACAGGTAAGCCACTTGTATTAGGTGGATCACATGGACGTGAAACAGCAACGGCGAAAGGTGTAACAATTTGTATTCGCGAAGCTGCAAAAAAACGCGACATTGATATTAAAGGTGCACGCGTTGTTGTTCAAGGATTCGGTAATGCTGGTAGCTTCTTAGCTAAATTTATGCATGATGCAGGCGCGAAAGTTATTGCAATCTCGGATGCTTACGGTGCATTGCATGATCCAAACGGATTAGATATTGATTATTTATTAGACCGTCGTGATAGCTTCGGTACAGTAACCAAACTATTTAATAATACAATTTCAAATAAAGAATTGTTAGAACTTGATTGCGATATTTTAGTTCCAGCTGCAATTGAGAACCAAATTACAGAAGAAAATGCTAATAATATTAAAGCAAAAATCGTTGTTGAAGCTGCAAATGGTCCAACAACATTAGAAGCAACTAAAATTTTAACAGATCGCGGAATTTTACTTGTTCCAGACGTATTAGCAAGTGCTGGTGGGGTAACAGTATCTTACTTTGAGTGGGTACAAAATAACCAAGGTTACTACTGGACTGAAGAAGAAGTAGAACAACGTTTAGAAAAAGTAATGGTAAGATCATTTGATTCTATTTATGAAACAGCACAAGTTCGTAAAGTGAATATGCGCTTAGCTGCGTATATGGTCGGTGTTCGTAAAATGGCTGAAGCAAGTCGCTTCAGAGGTTGGGTATAA
- a CDS encoding DUF3961 domain-containing protein — protein sequence MMKMTVDQRFMMPADVVERVEVLRNKQSKRGTLLQSVNKFFGLDTKEDCVWFYGFYGVAVSILLFMVFTSNIFDFLFA from the coding sequence ATGATGAAAATGACAGTAGACCAAAGATTTATGATGCCAGCAGATGTTGTAGAGCGAGTGGAAGTATTACGAAACAAACAAAGTAAGCGTGGCACATTATTACAATCAGTAAACAAATTTTTCGGTTTAGATACGAAAGAAGATTGTGTTTGGTTTTACGGTTTTTATGGAGTGGCTGTAAGTATTTTGTTGTTTATGGTGTTCACTTCAAATATTTTCGATTTTCTCTTCGCGTAA
- a CDS encoding peptidoglycan recognition protein family protein has translation MAMFPIERNYIGYGSSRPGIPLSKVRFIVSHDTGNPGSNAIGNRDYFNEIQPKASAHTFIDDKTILEIVPINEVAYHVRYGVPTDNDLYGYDANKAAIGVELCYGGDVNFWEAYNRFTWYHAYLCQNFGLNPKKDIVSHKTLDPARKIDPENVLGKQGIKFQQFLADVYRMYVSFR, from the coding sequence ATGGCGATGTTTCCTATAGAGCGTAACTATATTGGGTATGGAAGTTCACGACCGGGAATTCCTCTTTCTAAAGTAAGGTTTATTGTAAGTCATGATACGGGGAACCCTGGTAGCAATGCGATAGGGAATCGGGATTATTTTAATGAAATACAACCGAAAGCTTCGGCACATACATTTATAGATGATAAAACAATATTGGAAATTGTTCCTATAAATGAAGTTGCGTATCATGTTCGATATGGTGTGCCGACGGATAATGACTTATACGGCTATGACGCGAATAAGGCGGCCATTGGAGTGGAACTTTGTTATGGTGGTGATGTTAACTTTTGGGAAGCATATAATCGTTTTACATGGTATCATGCGTATTTATGCCAAAACTTTGGCTTAAATCCGAAAAAAGATATCGTGTCACATAAAACGCTTGATCCAGCTAGAAAGATTGATCCTGAGAATGTATTAGGGAAACAAGGTATTAAATTTCAGCAGTTTTTAGCAGATGTCTATCGGATGTACGTTTCGTTTAGATGA
- a CDS encoding YpdA family putative bacillithiol disulfide reductase, giving the protein MQKETAIIIGGGPCGLAAAISLQKVGINPLVIEKGNIVNAIYNYPTHQTFFSSSEKLEIGDVAFITENRKPVRNQALAYYREVVKRKSVRVNAFERVEKVQKDGEVFQVETTKRDGSTTIYIAKYIVVATGYYDNPNYMNVPGEELKKVAHYFKEGHPYFDRDVVVIGGKNSSVDAALELVKAGARVTVLYRGSEYSPSVKPWILPEFEALVRSGTIQMHFGAHVKEITEHTLAFTVDDEAYTIQNDFVFAMTGYHPDHSFLTKMGVRIDEETGRPIYTEDTMETNAENIFIAGVIAAGNNANEIFIENGRFHGDALAQTIATREI; this is encoded by the coding sequence ATGCAGAAAGAAACAGCTATCATAATTGGAGGCGGTCCGTGCGGATTAGCAGCAGCAATTTCGTTGCAAAAGGTAGGGATAAATCCGTTAGTAATTGAAAAAGGAAACATTGTAAATGCGATTTATAATTATCCAACTCATCAAACATTTTTCTCTTCTAGTGAAAAATTAGAAATTGGTGATGTAGCTTTTATTACAGAAAATCGTAAGCCAGTCCGAAATCAAGCGCTTGCGTATTATCGTGAAGTAGTAAAGCGTAAATCTGTACGTGTAAATGCTTTTGAACGAGTGGAGAAAGTTCAAAAGGATGGAGAAGTGTTTCAGGTTGAGACGACAAAGCGTGACGGAAGTACAACAATATATATAGCGAAATATATTGTTGTAGCAACTGGATATTATGACAATCCAAATTATATGAACGTTCCAGGTGAGGAACTGAAGAAAGTAGCTCACTATTTTAAAGAGGGACATCCTTATTTTGATCGAGATGTAGTAGTTATAGGTGGGAAAAACTCGAGTGTAGATGCTGCGTTAGAACTTGTTAAAGCCGGTGCGCGTGTAACGGTTTTATATCGCGGAAGTGAGTATTCACCAAGCGTTAAGCCGTGGATTTTGCCGGAGTTTGAGGCGTTAGTACGAAGCGGCACGATTCAAATGCATTTCGGGGCTCACGTGAAAGAAATCACTGAACATACATTAGCGTTTACAGTTGATGATGAGGCATATACAATTCAAAACGATTTTGTATTTGCGATGACTGGTTACCATCCTGATCATAGTTTCTTAACGAAGATGGGTGTTCGGATTGATGAAGAAACAGGACGTCCGATTTATACAGAGGATACGATGGAAACGAACGCTGAAAATATTTTCATTGCAGGTGTAATTGCTGCTGGAAATAATGCGAATGAAATATTTATTGAGAACGGTCGATTTCATGGAGATGCGCTTGCACAAACTATTGCAACAAGAGAAATATAA
- the ansA gene encoding asparaginase: MKRILVLHTGGTIAMEEDKETGVVQPGEKNPLLKFIPDLEGDVDLIVEDVFHLPSPHMTPSEMLQLQVIIDERVKQDDIHGVVITHGTDTLEETAYFLDLTVQATIPIVVTGAMRSSNELGADGLYNFLSAVKVASCSEAAEKGVLVVLNDEIHCATNVTKTHTSNVATFQSPQYGPIGMVTKRGVVFHHALVHHETYSVNTVSKNVVVLKAYAGMDDTLLAAIETLPVDGIVIEALGQGNLPPRTLPSLERLINKGIPVVLVSRCFNGIVQDVYSYEGGGKQLKDMGIVFTYGLNAQKARIKLLVALENTNSHETIQNMFMHS, encoded by the coding sequence TTGAAAAGAATCCTAGTTTTACACACAGGTGGAACAATTGCAATGGAGGAAGATAAAGAAACTGGGGTCGTACAACCAGGTGAAAAAAATCCTCTTTTAAAATTTATTCCTGATTTAGAAGGCGATGTTGATTTAATCGTTGAAGATGTGTTCCATCTACCATCTCCTCATATGACACCGAGCGAAATGTTACAATTACAAGTCATCATTGATGAAAGAGTAAAACAAGACGACATTCATGGCGTAGTCATTACGCATGGTACGGATACATTAGAAGAAACAGCCTATTTCTTAGATTTAACGGTGCAAGCAACTATTCCAATCGTTGTAACAGGCGCAATGCGTTCTAGTAATGAATTAGGTGCTGATGGTCTATATAACTTCTTATCAGCTGTAAAAGTCGCTAGCTGTAGTGAAGCTGCTGAAAAAGGTGTTCTAGTCGTATTAAACGACGAAATTCATTGCGCTACAAATGTAACGAAAACACATACAAGTAACGTGGCAACATTCCAGAGTCCACAGTATGGACCAATTGGTATGGTAACAAAGCGAGGCGTTGTATTCCATCACGCTTTAGTACATCACGAAACATATTCAGTCAATACAGTTTCTAAAAACGTAGTTGTTCTAAAAGCATACGCTGGTATGGACGATACATTGTTAGCAGCAATCGAAACCCTTCCAGTAGACGGGATTGTTATTGAAGCACTTGGACAAGGTAATTTACCTCCAAGAACACTTCCTAGTCTAGAACGATTAATAAATAAAGGCATTCCTGTCGTATTAGTTTCTCGTTGTTTCAATGGCATCGTTCAAGATGTATATTCATATGAAGGTGGCGGCAAGCAATTAAAAGATATGGGTATTGTATTCACATACGGTTTAAATGCTCAAAAAGCACGTATTAAATTATTAGTTGCATTAGAGAACACAAATTCTCATGAAACAATCCAAAATATGTTTATGCACAGTTAA
- a CDS encoding YpfB family protein has product MKKMERIFIRILVIQFICLCIVQLLFIHKSSVKYLSKIVYYEGVMVKNKAEILQVNR; this is encoded by the coding sequence TTGAAAAAGATGGAGAGAATTTTTATTCGTATATTAGTAATACAATTCATTTGTCTTTGTATTGTACAATTGTTATTTATACATAAGTCATCGGTGAAATATTTATCTAAAATTGTTTATTATGAAGGTGTCATGGTAAAAAACAAAGCAGAAATCTTACAGGTGAATAGGTAG
- the cmk gene encoding (d)CMP kinase, protein MDKRISIAIDGPAAAGKSTVAKVVAKKLSYVYIDTGAMYRTITYAALEQKVDIENEEQLMEVVKNVKIEFQQGENTQLVFLNGQDVSEVIRTPEVTNRVSIVAKHRLVREEMVRRQQELAEKGGVVMDGRDIGTHVLPDAEVKIFMLASVEERAERRHLENMNKGFDSNLEQLKEEIAQRDKLDSEREVSPLKKADDALELDTTSLSIEEVVQKIMSIVSGVFAK, encoded by the coding sequence ATGGATAAACGAATTTCAATTGCTATAGATGGTCCAGCAGCTGCTGGAAAAAGTACGGTTGCAAAAGTAGTGGCAAAGAAGCTTTCTTACGTTTATATTGATACAGGCGCTATGTATCGTACGATTACATATGCAGCCCTTGAGCAAAAAGTGGATATTGAAAATGAAGAGCAGTTAATGGAAGTTGTAAAGAATGTGAAAATCGAGTTTCAGCAAGGAGAAAATACACAACTTGTATTTTTAAATGGACAAGATGTTTCTGAAGTAATTCGTACACCTGAGGTGACGAATCGAGTATCTATTGTAGCGAAACATCGCCTTGTTCGTGAAGAAATGGTACGTCGTCAACAAGAGTTAGCCGAAAAAGGCGGCGTTGTAATGGATGGTCGTGATATTGGTACACATGTGTTGCCAGATGCTGAAGTGAAGATCTTTATGCTTGCTTCTGTTGAAGAAAGAGCAGAAAGAAGACATTTAGAAAATATGAATAAAGGTTTCGATTCTAATTTAGAGCAGTTAAAAGAAGAAATTGCTCAGCGTGATAAATTAGATTCAGAACGCGAGGTTTCTCCTCTAAAGAAAGCTGATGATGCATTGGAATTAGATACAACTTCTTTATCAATTGAAGAAGTTGTCCAAAAAATTATGAGTATTGTTTCAGGAGTGTTTGCGAAATAA
- the rpsA gene encoding 30S ribosomal protein S1 has product MVEKMNEEVMDSKELQVGDVVTGSVTKVEEKQVLVNVGYKTDGVIPISELANVHIEKASDVVELDQILELKIIKLEEDDLVLSKRAVDAEKAWVELQEKFTSGHVFDVTVKDIVNGGLVVDLGVRGFIPASLVEVHYVEDFTDYKGKTLAVKIVELDREKNRVILSHKAVVELELDSKKKEAISSLKEGDIVEGTVQRLTDFGAFVNVGGVDGLVHISQISHERVEQPSEVLEQGQKVKVKVLSVDADTQRISLSIKAAQPGPWENVAGELKAGDIREGVVKRLVTFGAFVEVLPGVEGLVHVSQIANRHVKNPSEVLEMGQEVKVKVLEVHVAEKRISLSIKEALEENNVIEDYSQYEPNADSATFQLSDIIGEQLKKLKK; this is encoded by the coding sequence ATGGTAGAGAAAATGAATGAAGAAGTTATGGATTCAAAAGAATTACAAGTTGGTGACGTTGTTACAGGTTCTGTAACGAAAGTTGAAGAGAAACAAGTGCTTGTAAATGTTGGATACAAAACAGATGGCGTAATTCCAATTAGTGAATTAGCTAACGTTCATATTGAAAAAGCAAGCGATGTTGTAGAATTAGATCAAATACTAGAATTAAAAATTATTAAATTAGAAGAAGATGATCTTGTCTTATCTAAACGTGCTGTTGATGCAGAAAAAGCATGGGTAGAATTACAAGAGAAATTTACTTCGGGTCATGTATTTGATGTGACTGTAAAAGATATCGTGAATGGTGGATTAGTTGTGGACCTTGGTGTTCGTGGTTTTATCCCAGCTTCACTTGTGGAAGTACATTATGTAGAAGATTTTACTGACTATAAAGGCAAAACATTAGCCGTGAAAATTGTTGAATTAGACCGCGAAAAAAATCGTGTAATCCTTTCGCATAAAGCAGTAGTAGAATTAGAACTAGATTCTAAGAAAAAAGAAGCAATCTCTTCATTAAAAGAAGGAGACATTGTTGAAGGAACAGTACAACGATTAACTGATTTTGGTGCTTTCGTAAATGTTGGTGGTGTGGACGGTTTAGTTCATATTTCACAAATTTCACACGAACGTGTAGAGCAACCTTCTGAAGTATTAGAGCAAGGGCAAAAGGTAAAAGTAAAGGTGTTATCTGTTGATGCTGATACACAACGTATTTCTTTATCAATTAAAGCAGCTCAACCAGGACCTTGGGAAAATGTTGCTGGCGAACTAAAAGCTGGAGATATTCGTGAGGGAGTAGTAAAACGTCTTGTTACATTCGGTGCATTCGTTGAAGTTTTACCTGGCGTTGAAGGTCTTGTGCACGTATCTCAAATTGCAAATCGTCACGTGAAAAATCCAAGTGAAGTATTGGAAATGGGACAAGAAGTAAAAGTGAAAGTGCTTGAAGTCCATGTGGCAGAGAAACGTATTTCTTTAAGTATAAAAGAAGCGCTTGAGGAAAATAATGTAATTGAAGATTACAGTCAGTATGAACCAAATGCTGATTCTGCTACTTTCCAATTAAGTGATATTATTGGTGAACAACTGAAAAAATTAAAGAAATAA
- a CDS encoding type 2 isopentenyl-diphosphate Delta-isomerase codes for MVRAKRKLDHIEYALSTGQSRTHGFHDIDFVHQGLPNSSYDTITCETKIGELSLSSPIFINAMTGGGGEKTLHINEQLAYVAKHHKLAMAVGSQMAALKDESEAASYKIIRKVNPNGIFFANLGSEATIEQAERAVDMIEANALQIHLNVIQELTMPEGDRDFTGVLQRIEKIVLNSKVPVIVKEVGFGMSKETMQQLASIGVTAIDIGGQGGTNFAAVENERRQRMLSYFNNWGIQTATSIIEATSTNNNLSFIASGGIQTALDVAKAIALGANTTAFAGYFLRILMQDGIEKLVDEIDLLHTDLKFIMTALGAKTIEELQAVPLVVKGETYHWLTQRGIDTAHYSRR; via the coding sequence GTGGTAAGGGCAAAACGTAAATTAGATCATATTGAATACGCTCTTTCTACTGGTCAGTCTCGTACGCATGGCTTTCATGATATTGATTTTGTGCATCAAGGTTTGCCAAATTCAAGTTATGACACAATAACATGTGAAACAAAAATCGGCGAACTTTCACTAAGTTCGCCGATTTTTATCAATGCGATGACTGGTGGTGGAGGAGAGAAAACGTTACATATTAATGAGCAATTAGCATATGTAGCGAAACATCATAAACTTGCTATGGCCGTAGGGTCGCAAATGGCGGCGTTAAAAGATGAAAGTGAGGCTGCTTCTTATAAGATTATCAGAAAGGTAAATCCAAATGGTATTTTCTTTGCTAATTTAGGTAGTGAGGCAACTATCGAACAAGCAGAGCGTGCCGTTGATATGATTGAAGCGAATGCATTGCAAATTCATTTAAATGTCATACAAGAGTTAACGATGCCAGAAGGAGACCGTGACTTTACTGGTGTACTTCAACGCATTGAGAAAATTGTTTTAAATAGTAAGGTTCCTGTCATTGTGAAAGAAGTTGGATTTGGGATGAGTAAGGAAACAATGCAACAGTTAGCGAGCATAGGTGTCACGGCAATTGATATTGGCGGACAAGGTGGTACGAATTTTGCTGCTGTTGAAAATGAAAGAAGACAACGAATGCTTTCTTATTTTAATAACTGGGGCATACAAACGGCAACCTCGATTATTGAAGCAACCTCTACAAATAATAACCTCTCTTTTATTGCATCTGGGGGCATACAAACAGCGCTTGACGTAGCGAAAGCAATCGCATTAGGGGCGAATACAACTGCGTTTGCTGGATACTTTTTACGTATTTTAATGCAAGATGGTATCGAGAAGTTAGTGGATGAAATTGATCTTTTACATACAGATTTGAAATTTATTATGACAGCTCTTGGTGCGAAGACGATAGAAGAGTTACAGGCTGTACCTCTTGTTGTAAAGGGCGAAACATATCATTGGTTAACGCAGCGTGGTATTGATACTGCGCATTATAGTAGGAGATAA
- a CDS encoding YpzI family protein: protein MGKDRQERKLRESRRVESDRDQSLQYPGATGLDTPEQARKQNQH from the coding sequence ATGGGTAAAGATCGTCAAGAACGAAAACTAAGAGAATCACGACGCGTCGAATCTGACCGCGACCAATCATTACAATATCCCGGTGCAACTGGACTGGATACACCAGAGCAAGCCCGAAAACAAAATCAGCACTAA